TTTTTTAGTAACGCACGAAGTAGTAAAAACAAGAGTAGAGAGGCAAAAGAAAAAGCTAAATTTCGAAAATTTTAAAAAAATCATGGAACTGATTACGGGAGTGGTACAGAGCTGCAATTTACAAAACAAATTATAGCAGATTAGCAGTTGGCGGCAATAATTTCTGTTATTCATTTAAATAACTGCCAGGCCGGTTATTTACAAACAATAAGAACAAATTGCCTTTAAGGTAATCTGTTTTTAAAAACATGCGTTAAATAAAAGGGTAATGCTTAGAACCAACGTTTTGTAACAAAGCCCGAAAGTTTTTTACCGGTAAAATTTACTACTATATTTGCACCCTGTTTTCTGGTTATTTTTGGTTTAAAAGTAAGTCCGGTATCATACAACATCCACCTGCGGTAATTTGACAGCCTGGTGCAGACTAAAAAAGGTGCAAACGTTTATTAAGCAGCGCATTGCGCAGAAAGGAGAAAATCAAAAAAAATGGCTTGGTTTAAGAGAGTAGAAAAAGGAATTGTAACTCCTACCGAAGAAAAAAAAGAAACGCCGGATGGACTTTGGTATAAGTGCCCCGAATGCAAACGGGTAACTAATACCACCGAACATAAGGCAAACCTGTACACTTGTGTAAATTGCGGCCACCACGAACGGATTAACTCGGCCGAATATTTTGAAATTCTATTTGATACCCCGGATTTTCAGGAACTGGATGCCGATCTGAGTTCTTCGGACCCGCTGGAGTTTGTGGATACCCAGCCTTACCCGAACCGGATTGCTGCCTCGCAACGCAAAACCCATTTAAAAGATGCGGTGCGTACAGCACACGGTAAAATGAATAACCTGGACCTGGTAGTAGCCTGTATGGATTTTAGTTTTATTGGAGGCTCTATGGGTTCGGTAGTTGGGGAAAAAATTGCTCGGGCCATTGATTATGCGCGGCAGCATCAAATCCCTTTTCTTATGATTTCCAAATCGGGGGGAGCCCGCATGATGGAAGCCGGTTATTCTTTGATGCAAATGGCGAAAACTTCGGCGAAACTAGCTTTGCTCTCCGAAGAAAAAATACCTTATATCTCGCTGTTAACCGACCCAACTACTGGCGGTGTAACAGCTTCTTTTGCCATGTTGGGCGATTTTAATATCTCGGAACCTGGAGCCCTTATTGGTTTTGCCGGACCACGGGTTATTAAAGAAACCATTGGCAAAGACCTGCCCAAAGACTTTCAACGGGCTGAATTTGTGCTGGACCACGGCTTCCTGGACTTTATCGTGCATCGCAAAGAGTTAAAACAAAAATTAACGCAGTTGTTGTTAATGCTGCAACCCGAACCAACTGCTACGACTACCGAACAGATGACAACGCCTGTAAATGGTAAAGTAGTACAAACGGCAAACTAAATTTTATCTGGTTCTGCTTCTGGTTGATAGCCTGAAACTTTTACTTCGATCTTGTGCCTTTTAGTTTTTTTTGTGGAGTTGGCCTGTTTTTTGCAACTACAATAATATGTAAAAAATTATATATTATTTAAACCATTTTTTGCAAAACAAGTACTATAGGCATATTGTCGTATTTAAAAGTGCAAATTCAAAAAATTAATTCTATGAAAATCTCAAAGTTATTTTTATCAGTATTTTTATCCTTTTTGGTGCTTTTTTCTTCCTGTAAAACCTCGCAAACTGGTCGTGATACCGGAGCACCAGATGGGGGAGGCTCAAGCCGAACTTCTGGACAGCCCAATAGAAAAATGAATAAAACAGCCAAAGGTGGTATTATTGGTGCTGGTGCTGGTGCTGTTGTGGGTGGTGTTATTGGTAAAATAACTGGTAATACCGCAGCGGGAGCTATTATTGGTGCGGCCGTTGGTGGTTCTACTGGGGCAGTAATTGGTCGCCGGATGGATAAGCAAGCTGAGGAGCTACGCCGTGATATGGAAAACGCAAAAATTGAGCGGGTAGGTGAAGGTATTAAAATTACATTTAACTCCGGAATCTTATTTGCCACCAACTCAGCGGAGTTACAGCCTACTTCTAAAGCTGATATTGAAAGTTTAGCCGCTACGCTTAAAAAGTATGGCGATACCAACGTAATGGTACAAGGTCACACGGATAATACGGGTTCCGATGCTATCAACCAGCCCTTATCTGAACGCCGGGCGCAAGCTGTTGCTGACTACATTACTTCGTTAGGGGTAGAGTCGAGCCGGTTAACTTCGCAGGGTTTTGGTTCTAGCCAGCCCGTGGCTGATAATACTACCGCTGCCGGTAAACAAGCTAACCGCCGGGTAGAAGTAGCGATCTTTGCAAACGAGAAATTGAAGAAAGCTGCCGAACGCGGAGATATTAAATAATTTTAAATTTAGTTAATGATAAAGGCCCTACTGGTAACAGTAGGGCCTTTTTTGTTTATCGTCTTTGGCTGTAATCTTATTGAAATTAAATAATTAGGGATATACGCATTATACCTTAATGCTCTAAATATAATTTTTAGAATTTACTTTATTATTATAAAGCCAGTATATAGTAATAAAGCAATAATTTAGGTTTGCAGGAAAAGTTTGGCAAGAGAGTTGCCTATAACAGATTACTGTTCCTACACACAATTTTAAACGGCTGCTCCTTGAGCAGCCGTTTTTTTTATTTTTGTAAACCGATAGAGTTTTATGTAAGCTAATTTACTTTTAGATAATGCATACAGGCTTTTGAAATAGAAAGGTTGTTAGATGAGTATAGGCAAAAATTTTAAAAATTTTTGCTTCCAGGTTGCCGGGTGGTAACTTTTTTATGGGTGTTAAACCAAATAAAAGATACTGCAATAACTGCTCCCAGAAAAGCCAATGCCACATCTTTCTGTGCGTCCCAAATATCGCCCTGCATTCCCAAATATACCGAAGCTTTATCTTGCACAAACAAGGTCGAAAA
The sequence above is a segment of the Adhaeribacter swui genome. Coding sequences within it:
- a CDS encoding OmpA family protein, whose protein sequence is MNKTAKGGIIGAGAGAVVGGVIGKITGNTAAGAIIGAAVGGSTGAVIGRRMDKQAEELRRDMENAKIERVGEGIKITFNSGILFATNSAELQPTSKADIESLAATLKKYGDTNVMVQGHTDNTGSDAINQPLSERRAQAVADYITSLGVESSRLTSQGFGSSQPVADNTTAAGKQANRRVEVAIFANEKLKKAAERGDIK
- the accD gene encoding acetyl-CoA carboxylase, carboxyltransferase subunit beta, whose product is MAWFKRVEKGIVTPTEEKKETPDGLWYKCPECKRVTNTTEHKANLYTCVNCGHHERINSAEYFEILFDTPDFQELDADLSSSDPLEFVDTQPYPNRIAASQRKTHLKDAVRTAHGKMNNLDLVVACMDFSFIGGSMGSVVGEKIARAIDYARQHQIPFLMISKSGGARMMEAGYSLMQMAKTSAKLALLSEEKIPYISLLTDPTTGGVTASFAMLGDFNISEPGALIGFAGPRVIKETIGKDLPKDFQRAEFVLDHGFLDFIVHRKELKQKLTQLLLMLQPEPTATTTEQMTTPVNGKVVQTAN